In Flavobacteriaceae bacterium, the following proteins share a genomic window:
- a CDS encoding YqgE/AlgH family protein, which translates to MTNINLEKGHLLIAEPSIIGDMSFNRSIILLADHNDEGSVGFILNKPLEYTISDLIPEISAPFKIYNGGPVEQDNLYFIHKIPELIPNSIEISNGIYWGGDFNSVTRLINEGNLNDKDIRFFLGYSGWENNQLTNELVSNTWILSKNIYQENIIEKCCVTFWKEKMIELGGDYSIWSNAPENPSYN; encoded by the coding sequence ATGACTAACATAAATCTAGAAAAAGGTCATTTATTAATTGCCGAACCTTCTATTATAGGTGATATGTCTTTTAATCGTTCAATCATTTTATTGGCTGACCATAATGATGAAGGGTCTGTAGGTTTTATTTTAAATAAACCTTTAGAATATACAATAAGTGATTTAATTCCAGAAATAAGTGCACCTTTTAAAATCTATAATGGAGGCCCTGTAGAGCAGGATAATTTATATTTTATTCATAAAATTCCCGAATTAATTCCAAATAGTATCGAAATTTCTAATGGCATTTATTGGGGAGGTGATTTTAACTCAGTAACAAGGTTAATTAATGAGGGTAATTTAAACGATAAAGATATTCGGTTCTTCCTAGGGTATTCAGGATGGGAAAATAATCAACTTACAAACGAATTAGTATCAAATACATGGATTTTATCAAAAAATATCTATCAAGAAAATATTATTGAAAAATGTTGTGTCACATTCTGGAAAGAAAAAATGATAGAACTTGGAGGTGATTACAGTATTTGGTCTAATGCTCCTGAAAACCCTTCATATAATTAA
- a CDS encoding HU family DNA-binding protein: protein MNKTDLINGMAENAGITKAAAKKALDSLLIDIEGSLQKGNRVSLVGFGSWSVSRRAAREGRNPQTGATIKIKAKNVVKFKAGSDLSDAVN from the coding sequence ATGAACAAAACAGATTTAATCAATGGAATGGCAGAAAATGCTGGAATTACTAAAGCAGCTGCTAAGAAAGCATTAGATAGCTTATTAATCGATATCGAAGGATCTTTACAAAAAGGAAATAGAGTATCTTTAGTAGGATTTGGTTCTTGGTCAGTTTCAAGAAGAGCTGCAAGAGAAGGAAGAAACCCTCAAACTGGAGCAACTATCAAAATTAAAGCAAAAAATGTTGTAAAATTTAAAGCTGGATCAGATTTAAGTGATGCTGTAAACTAA
- a CDS encoding methionyl-tRNA formyltransferase, translated as MSKDLRIVFMGTPDFAVTILNGLIENNYNIVGVITAPDKPAGRGRQLNESAVKVYAKSKELNILQPTNLKDDDFISELTALNANLQIVVAFRMLPKIVWQMPEYGTFNLHASLLPNYRGAAPINWAIINGETKTGVSTFFIDEKIDTGEMILQEEVNIETDETVGELHDKLMHMGNSLVLKTVSLIKNGTVNTTPQVESTGIKTAYKLNKDNCKIDWQEDSLDNIYNKVRGLNPYPTAWCLLKNNEDLLNVKVYAVEKVKETHTFPIGKLIVSKKEIKVSVNQGFIILKEIKLPGKRKMDIKSLLNGYNFNSEAKML; from the coding sequence ATGAGTAAAGATTTAAGAATTGTATTTATGGGTACTCCAGATTTTGCAGTAACCATTTTAAATGGATTAATTGAAAATAACTATAACATTGTAGGGGTTATCACTGCTCCTGACAAGCCTGCGGGTAGAGGTAGACAGTTAAATGAATCCGCTGTTAAAGTATATGCTAAATCTAAAGAATTAAATATTTTACAACCTACAAATTTAAAAGATGATGATTTCATTTCAGAATTAACAGCATTAAATGCTAATCTACAAATTGTAGTTGCCTTTAGAATGCTTCCTAAAATAGTATGGCAAATGCCTGAATATGGTACGTTTAACCTTCATGCTTCGTTATTACCAAACTATAGAGGAGCTGCTCCTATTAATTGGGCTATTATTAATGGTGAAACTAAAACAGGGGTTTCTACTTTTTTTATAGATGAGAAAATTGACACTGGTGAAATGATTCTACAAGAAGAAGTTAATATAGAAACAGATGAAACTGTTGGAGAGCTTCATGATAAATTAATGCATATGGGCAATAGTTTAGTATTAAAAACTGTTTCTCTAATTAAAAATGGTACTGTAAATACAACACCTCAGGTAGAAAGCACAGGAATTAAGACCGCATATAAACTCAATAAAGACAATTGTAAAATAGACTGGCAAGAAGATAGTTTAGATAATATTTATAATAAAGTACGAGGTCTTAATCCTTACCCTACCGCTTGGTGTTTACTCAAAAACAACGAAGATTTATTAAACGTAAAAGTTTATGCTGTTGAAAAAGTTAAAGAAACACATACATTTCCTATAGGCAAACTTATTGTTTCTAAAAAAGAAATAAAAGTTTCAGTAAATCAAGGCTTTATAATACTAAAAGAAATTAAACTTCCTGGTAAGCGAAAAATGGATATTAAATCTCTTTTAAACGGGTATAATTTTAATTCTGAAGCAAAAATGCTCTAA